A stretch of DNA from Promicromonospora sukumoe:
CGACGGCACCCACGCCAGGTCGTGGTCCTCGACCGCCAGCTCCAGGTCGAGCTCGGTCAGCAGCCGGCTGATCGCCACGCGCGCGATGATCCGCGCCTGGCGCGACGCCGGGCAGCGGTGCGGCCCCACGCCCCAGGCCAGGTGCGCCCGGTTGCCGACCTCGTCCCACATGTTGCCGGTGTGCACCAGCGGGTCCTGGTTCGCCGCGGCCACCGCCATGATCAGCGCGTCACCCTTGCGGACCAGCTTGCCGTCGAGCTCCAGGTCGTTCATCGCGTACCGGGGCAGCGGCGGGTTCGCGGCGGGCGCCTCGCGCCACAGCACCTCGTCCAGCGCCTCGTCCAGGGCGATCCGGCCGCCCGTCCAGCGCGCGGCGAACCGCTGGTCCGTGAGCAGCAGCCGCAGGGTCAGGGCGATCCACGCCGTGAGGAACTCGCTGGCCGCGATCAGCGGCACCGACATCGAGTCCGCGATCTCCCGGTCGTCGTGGAAGCTCGGGTGCCGCACGAACGACGACGTCAGGTCCGCCCCCGCCGTCGTCTTCCGGTCCTGGACGTGCGCCATCAGGTTGCGGCCCATCCGGTCGCGCGCCTGCGGCGCCTCGCTCGTGTGGTTCATGATGTGCGCCGAGTCGGCCATCATCTGCTCCGCCGTGTCCTGGTCGAAGCCGAACAGCGCCGTCACCGCGAGGAAGCCCACCTTCTTGGCCCAGTGCGGGACCAGGTCGGCCTCGCCGCTGGAGCCGAGCTCCTCGACCAGCCGCCGGCTGACCTCCTCGACCTGCGCCACCACCAGCTTCTCCGGCAGCGCCTCCAGCGCGTCGTCCAGCGGCTGGCGCAGCCGACGACGGCGCTCCCCGTCATGGTGGTACGACGAGTTGCGCGGCTCCCGCGGCGAGATCCCGAGTAGCGCCGACCGCTCCGACAGCAGCCCGTCGTAGTGCCAGCGCCAGTTGCGCGGGTCGCGGGAGAACTGCGACTCGTTCCGCGTGATCTCGCAGATCTCCGCGTGCCCCATGACCAGCCACACGGGCACGCCCGGCTCCATGTCGACGGGCGCCACGACGCCCCACCTGGACCGCAGCACGTCGTAGATCTCCTGCGAGTCCGTGCCACCCGTCGTCGCCGACAGGGGGGTGAGCCCGGTCAGGCCCGCGAGCTCGACGGGCGCCGCCCGAACGACCACTGTCTCCATCGCGCCATCACAGCACAGTGTCCGGATTGCCCTTGATCGTGGCTGCGATATTCGAGTCAGAGCTCGTCGGGCCCCAGTCCGTAGGCGGCGCCGTGCTCCCGCAGGAAGTCCCGGAGGTAGGGCAGCGCGAACGCGACCTTGCCGTGCGACACCTGCTCGATCATGCCGGCCGCCATCAGTCGCCGACGGTAGGTGTTGGCATGCTGCGGGCTCACCTCGCCCATCCGCCGTCGCAGGTCCGCCATCTGCGACGGGCCGTCGTCGACGGACATGGCGACGAGGAAGGTCCGGTCCAGGTCGGAGAGGTCGGCGAGCGCCGTCTCGTGGACCAGGCTGCCCAGCCGACGACGCGCCGCGCTGATCCCCGCGTCCACGGCGTCGAGGTCGGCGACGCCCCCGTCGGTGGCACGCCAGACGTGATAGCCCACGAGCTGGATCAGGAACGGGTAGCCGAACGTGGCCTCGGCGGCCAGCTCGCTCGCTTCCGGAGTCATCGCCCGGCCGTTCTCCTCGAACGTGGCGACCAGGGCGTCGTGCACCTCGTCGATGCTCACGTCACCCAGCACGTGCTTGTCCGCTCGCCGCAGGAAGGTCAGGACGCCGTCCGACAACAGGCCGGACACCGCGGACGGAAGACCGGCCATCACGAGCGCGAACTGGCGTTGCTCCCGCACCATGTGCTGGGCGAGAGCCGCGATCTCCCGCATGTCCGGCAGCGAGACGTGCACCTCGTCGATCGTGAGCAGCAGACCGGAGTCGTGGCGTTCGAGGTCGTCGAGCAGCGCGTTGAGCTTGCGCCGCAGCCCCGCGGAAAGCTCGGGGGTCAGCTCGGTAGAGACCCCACCGAACGACGCCGGCAGGTTGATACCTGTCAGACGTCGCTTGGGGCGCGGCCGGCGCTCCTCCAGCATGTGGCTGACGTGCTCGTCGAGCCTGCCCATGAGGCCCGTGGTCGCCGTCTCGTCGACGAACAGCCATCCGTGTTCCAGCGCGACGTCGTCGACCGCATTCAGCAGGGTCGTCTTGCCCACACCGCGTGCACCCGTGAAGATCGTGAGCCGTCCAGGCGAGCCCGGCCCCTCGTCGAGCCCGTCGGCCACCGCGGCGATCTGGTCGTCGCGGCCCACCAGATGGGGTGGCGTGGCACCGGCCGACGGTTTGAACGGGTTCCTCGACGCCGCCATCCAGGAGCCTTTCTTAGAGTTTCTTATTTCTTCTGACTCTAAGGGGGCCCTAGGACTCCGGCAACAAGCCGGCGGCGTCAGAAGCCCAGCCGGCGCAGCTGCTTCGGGTCGCGCTGCCAGTCCTTGGCGACCTTGACGTGCAGGTCGAGGTAGACGCGCGTGCCCAGCAGCTTCTCGATGCCCTGCCGCGCCTCGGTGCCGACGGACCGCAGCCGGGACCCGCCGCGCCCGATGATGATCGCCTTCTGCGAGTCGCGCTCCACGAACAGATTGACGCGCACGTCCAGGAGCGGCGGCTTCCCCTTGGCCGGGTCGCCCGAGCCCTCGCGCTCGACGATCTCCTCGACGACCACGGCAAGCGAGTGCGGCAGCTCGTCGCGCACGCCCTCCAGGGCGGCCTCGCGCACCAGCTCAGCCACCATGACGGCCTCGGGCTCGTCGGTCAGCTCGCCGTCCGGGTACAGGTCGGGACCCTCGGGCAGGTGGGAGATCAGGACGGCCTCGAGCTCCTCGACCTGGTACCCGTCCTTGGCCGAGACGGGCACGATGTCGGCCCACTCGCGGTCCACGGACTTCGCGAGCTGCTCGACGGAGAGCAGGTGCTCCACCAGGTCGGGGCGCGGCACCAGGTCGGCCTTGGTCACGACGGCGACGACGGGCACGCCGCGGCGCCCCGTCATCAGCTCGGCGAGCTGCGCCGCGATGTAGCGGTCGCCGGGGCCCACCTTCTGGTCCGCGGGCAGGCAGAACGCGATGACGTCCACCTCGGAGAGCGTGTCGCGCACCAGGTCGTTGAGCCGCTCGCCCAGCAGCGTGCGGGGCCGGTGCAGACCCGGGGTGTCCACGAGCACGAGCTGCGCGTCCGGCCGGTGCACGATCCCGCGGATGGTGTGCCGGGTGGTCTGCGGCCGCGCCGACATGATCGCGACCTTCTGCCCCACCAGCGCGTTCGTCAGGGTCGACTTGCCGGCGTTGGGGCGGCCCACCAGGCAGGCGAACCCGCTCCGGTGCTCGGCGGTCTGTCGCACTGCGGGCTGCTCGCTCAAGAGGTCACTTCCTTCTGGTCACGCTTCTGATCACGGCGGTCGTGCTGGTCGAGACCGCCGTTGCTGTCGTCCGGCTCGCCCACCGGTTCCGTGCGGTGCACGAGGATGGTCGAGATCTGCTTGCGCCGCCCCTCGACCCGTTCTGCCTCCAGGTGCACGCCGCCCACCTCGACGGACGCCCCGGCGAGCGGCACCTTGCCGAGCGCCTTGGCGAGCAGGCCACCGGCGGTGTCCACGTCGTCGTCGTCCAGGCGCAGGTCGAACAGGTCGCCGAGCTCGTCCACCGGAAGACGGGCCGGCACGCGCAGCACGCCGCCGCCCAGGTCCTCGATCTCCTGGACGGGCACGGTGTCGTGCTCGTCGGTGAGCTCGCCGACGACCTCCTCCAGGAGGTCCTCGATGGTCACC
This window harbors:
- a CDS encoding cytochrome P450, encoding METVVVRAAPVELAGLTGLTPLSATTGGTDSQEIYDVLRSRWGVVAPVDMEPGVPVWLVMGHAEICEITRNESQFSRDPRNWRWHYDGLLSERSALLGISPREPRNSSYHHDGERRRRLRQPLDDALEALPEKLVVAQVEEVSRRLVEELGSSGEADLVPHWAKKVGFLAVTALFGFDQDTAEQMMADSAHIMNHTSEAPQARDRMGRNLMAHVQDRKTTAGADLTSSFVRHPSFHDDREIADSMSVPLIAASEFLTAWIALTLRLLLTDQRFAARWTGGRIALDEALDEVLWREAPAANPPLPRYAMNDLELDGKLVRKGDALIMAVAAANQDPLVHTGNMWDEVGNRAHLAWGVGPHRCPASRQARIIARVAISRLLTELDLELAVEDHDLAWVPSPWVRHPQALPVRYSRARSSGTEIYEVAR
- a CDS encoding ATP-binding protein, producing the protein MAASRNPFKPSAGATPPHLVGRDDQIAAVADGLDEGPGSPGRLTIFTGARGVGKTTLLNAVDDVALEHGWLFVDETATTGLMGRLDEHVSHMLEERRPRPKRRLTGINLPASFGGVSTELTPELSAGLRRKLNALLDDLERHDSGLLLTIDEVHVSLPDMREIAALAQHMVREQRQFALVMAGLPSAVSGLLSDGVLTFLRRADKHVLGDVSIDEVHDALVATFEENGRAMTPEASELAAEATFGYPFLIQLVGYHVWRATDGGVADLDAVDAGISAARRRLGSLVHETALADLSDLDRTFLVAMSVDDGPSQMADLRRRMGEVSPQHANTYRRRLMAAGMIEQVSHGKVAFALPYLRDFLREHGAAYGLGPDEL
- the era gene encoding GTPase Era; this encodes MSEQPAVRQTAEHRSGFACLVGRPNAGKSTLTNALVGQKVAIMSARPQTTRHTIRGIVHRPDAQLVLVDTPGLHRPRTLLGERLNDLVRDTLSEVDVIAFCLPADQKVGPGDRYIAAQLAELMTGRRGVPVVAVVTKADLVPRPDLVEHLLSVEQLAKSVDREWADIVPVSAKDGYQVEELEAVLISHLPEGPDLYPDGELTDEPEAVMVAELVREAALEGVRDELPHSLAVVVEEIVEREGSGDPAKGKPPLLDVRVNLFVERDSQKAIIIGRGGSRLRSVGTEARQGIEKLLGTRVYLDLHVKVAKDWQRDPKQLRRLGF